In Danio aesculapii chromosome 17, fDanAes4.1, whole genome shotgun sequence, the sequence CGCACAGCATGTGAATTCAAGGCAGAGGTACATGAACATTTCTTAGGTCTAGGAGCTATTACATTACCATGTGTGCAAGGTTTCTAGAAAAATACCTTTGTAAGGACCAAACTAATACTTTTCTCCAGACTTTTCTAGTGAAGGATTGAATGAAGAAAATAGATCGTTCTAAAGGACGGGCCGGTGTGGGCTCTTCTTCAGCAGGCGTTACGCACGGGCATCTGGAGCAGGATGACTTGTCTGTTTTCGGTGGGGTGGCATTTGTTGATGTGCCTGGTGAGACCAGGCGAGCTGTAGAAAGTGGCAGGGCAGAACTTGCAGGGAAACGCCTGGGCGTCATCGTGCAGGAGACGCAGGTGTCGCTCCAGACTCGCCCTGTTGGGCAGCTTCTCTCCGCAAGCCGGGCACGTGAGACAGTCCGCGGGGCTCAGATTGAGCGGAGCCGGGCTTTGGCGGTCCTCCGAAGGCATGGCGTCGGGGCTCTCCGTGCTGCGAAAAGCCTCCCCGAGGATTTGATTTTGGAGCGCTTGGTGTCCCAGGATATGCTTCCTCAGGTAGGCTTGGCGTTTGAATCTCTTCCCGCAGTGTTGGCAGTCGTAGAGCCCGTCCTCTGAGCCGGATTCAGACAGACCCGGACTCGGGGTGTCTCTGTCGCTGGGAAACTCGGCCCTTAGCTCTTCGGGGAAAGGCTTGGCGGGTTGGAGGGCTTGTTTCGGCGCGCTCTGGACGCGCGGTTTGTGCCAGCGCCGGTGGGAGGCCAGGTTCGCCGGACAGCTGAAGACTTTCTCGCACTCGGGACACCTGTACTCCACCCGCACTATCCGTGAGCATTTGTGCTGTGCTAGAGAGAACGGGTCCGAGTACTCTTCTTTGCAAAGCTGGCAGATGAACTCTCCCAGAGGCTTGTTGGTGCCGCCCGAAGACGTTCGGGGCTTCAGGTCCACGGGCCCCTCTTTGATTTTCAGGCCTAGCACCGGGGATGTGGTCACCTCGTCCTCAAAGTTGAGCTTGCGTATGGCTTTGGGTTTCTTGGCGCTTTTGCTGCTGCCTTTACGCTCGGAGGCGTCAGCGGAAGGTCTTTTGGCTCCGGTCCGGATGGCGGGGGCGTGAGCGCCACTGGCTGTTCCGCTCCGGTTACTGTTGCTGGTGCCGATTTTCAAGTCGACCGGCGCGAACAGAAGATGATGGTCCAGGCTGGTGAGAGAAGCGGGAGTCGGGAAAGATTCGGCAGAGATGGGCGAGCCGAGGTTGAGGCTCCTCTCGAAATATTTCCTATCATGATCCTTGCTGACGGGCCGGGTGGGGCTGTACAGGGCTTGGTACACCGCCTCTGGGTTGCC encodes:
- the insm1b gene encoding insulinoma-associated protein 1b, with protein sequence MPKGFLVKRNKKAALVSYRIRADEDGGPAPECPIAQIASSSPAPSAFKPDSILSAFPSAGAEAPVPVHKPVQFGNPEAVYQALYSPTRPVSKDHDRKYFERSLNLGSPISAESFPTPASLTSLDHHLLFAPVDLKIGTSNSNRSGTASGAHAPAIRTGAKRPSADASERKGSSKSAKKPKAIRKLNFEDEVTTSPVLGLKIKEGPVDLKPRTSSGGTNKPLGEFICQLCKEEYSDPFSLAQHKCSRIVRVEYRCPECEKVFSCPANLASHRRWHKPRVQSAPKQALQPAKPFPEELRAEFPSDRDTPSPGLSESGSEDGLYDCQHCGKRFKRQAYLRKHILGHQALQNQILGEAFRSTESPDAMPSEDRQSPAPLNLSPADCLTCPACGEKLPNRASLERHLRLLHDDAQAFPCKFCPATFYSSPGLTRHINKCHPTENRQVILLQMPVRNAC